The following are encoded together in the Holophagales bacterium genome:
- a CDS encoding porin — MRPPFLFAGAAVAFALTLASPAAGQGTPGDCKALDEKVRALEARQEETTKALEALKASLETAAPAATQSELRQKLELLEKQQAEARAALEAIRHEMSRRPPGPIEAPGLTTKSFPLFGSSGQVSSGTSFNPSISVIPDFAYYRDNRKGEAYEIVEEADGFHGVHAEEGHDHGGLNEGFNLGETELTFTASVDPYFDVVALFAASEEGLEAEEVYFRSRALPGGFQLKGGKFLSGIGYANEQHPHQWDFVDQNLAYELLLGGHGLNEKGLQVTWLPKLPFYLQLGAEILQGENEKMANYIGPEEFPGWTEGADPRVLAHEAGPRLFTGFVKVGPNLGYSSALQAGLSWASSRRHQEVHEHSGDDNPEGVFDGTAELWGADLVYKYDSPREYGAGDFVFQTEYLWRKRDLDVLGTTSAAVFEQDGAYFQAVYGLLPRFQVATRYDLAGLTNERVLAGVKSGYESSKRWSAALTFNPSEFSRVRAQYNRGEVFVGGEKEKYDQFFLQVQFSIGAHGAHSF, encoded by the coding sequence ATGAGACCACCGTTCCTTTTCGCGGGCGCCGCCGTGGCGTTTGCGTTGACCCTCGCGTCCCCCGCTGCGGGCCAGGGCACCCCCGGCGACTGCAAGGCTCTCGACGAAAAGGTCCGCGCCCTCGAGGCGAGGCAGGAAGAGACCACGAAGGCCCTCGAGGCGCTGAAGGCGTCGCTCGAGACGGCCGCCCCGGCCGCGACCCAGTCCGAGCTGAGGCAGAAGCTCGAGCTCCTCGAGAAGCAGCAGGCCGAGGCCAGGGCCGCGCTCGAGGCGATCCGCCACGAGATGTCCCGGCGTCCCCCCGGCCCCATCGAGGCACCGGGACTCACGACGAAGAGCTTCCCGTTGTTCGGCTCCTCCGGACAGGTCAGCTCGGGCACCTCGTTCAACCCCTCGATCTCCGTCATCCCTGACTTCGCCTACTACCGCGACAACCGCAAGGGCGAGGCGTACGAGATCGTCGAGGAGGCCGACGGCTTCCACGGCGTCCACGCCGAGGAAGGTCACGATCACGGAGGCCTGAACGAAGGATTCAATCTCGGCGAGACCGAGCTCACCTTCACGGCGTCGGTCGATCCCTACTTCGACGTCGTGGCGCTCTTCGCCGCGAGCGAGGAAGGACTGGAAGCGGAGGAGGTCTACTTCAGGTCGCGCGCGCTCCCGGGGGGCTTTCAGCTCAAGGGCGGCAAGTTCCTGAGCGGCATCGGCTACGCCAACGAGCAGCACCCCCACCAGTGGGACTTCGTCGACCAGAACCTCGCCTACGAGCTTCTCCTGGGGGGACACGGCCTGAACGAGAAGGGGCTCCAGGTCACCTGGCTCCCGAAGCTCCCCTTCTACCTGCAGCTCGGCGCCGAGATCCTCCAGGGGGAGAACGAGAAGATGGCGAACTACATCGGGCCCGAGGAATTTCCAGGATGGACCGAGGGGGCCGACCCGCGCGTCCTGGCGCACGAGGCCGGCCCGCGTCTCTTCACGGGTTTCGTGAAGGTCGGCCCGAACCTCGGTTACTCGAGCGCGCTCCAGGCCGGCCTCTCCTGGGCCTCGAGCCGGAGGCACCAGGAGGTCCACGAGCACAGCGGTGACGACAACCCCGAGGGGGTCTTCGACGGGACGGCCGAGCTCTGGGGCGCCGACCTCGTCTACAAGTACGACTCTCCCCGCGAGTACGGCGCGGGCGACTTCGTCTTTCAGACGGAGTACCTCTGGCGCAAGAGGGACCTCGACGTCCTCGGAACGACGTCCGCGGCCGTCTTCGAGCAGGACGGCGCCTATTTCCAGGCCGTCTACGGCCTCCTGCCCCGCTTCCAGGTCGCCACCCGCTACGACCTCGCCGGGCTGACGAACGAGCGCGTGCTCGCCGGGGTGAAATCCGGATACGAGTCCTCGAAGCGCTGGTCGGCCGCCCTCACCTTCAACCCCTCCGAGTTCTCCCGCGTCCGCGCGCAGTACAACCGCGGCGAGGTCTTCGTCGGCGGCGAGAAGGAGAAGTACGACCAGTTCTTCCTCCAGGTCCAGTTCTCCATCGGCGCCCACGGCGCCCACAGCTTCTGA
- a CDS encoding zinc ABC transporter substrate-binding protein: MKKTLLAAALLAATVPATATLNVVATTSSMGVLVKAVGGDAVKLTVLAPPDRDVHVLQARPSMMVALRNANLLVSVGAELEVGWLPAALQGAGNGKILPGTPGYFEAAAQVPLIEGAAAADRSQGDVHPMGNPHLTMDPPRMADIAGALAGRLSSLDASNAARYRSGAAAFRKAVEARLPGWKQKAAGAKGVLLFHKDVNYLTTLLGVPVLGYVEPLPGIPPTAAHLKELTDRFKGQKGVILFTEYQPGQGPDFLSRNLGWPKVRLPLDPAVGASAEEYLELIDRWVDGVASGR; encoded by the coding sequence GTGAAGAAGACTCTCCTCGCAGCGGCCCTCCTGGCGGCCACGGTCCCCGCCACCGCCACCCTGAACGTCGTCGCGACGACGTCGAGCATGGGCGTCCTCGTCAAGGCCGTCGGCGGCGACGCCGTGAAGCTCACGGTCCTTGCCCCGCCCGACCGCGACGTCCACGTCCTCCAGGCCCGGCCGAGCATGATGGTCGCGCTCCGCAACGCGAACCTCCTCGTCTCCGTCGGGGCCGAGCTCGAGGTCGGCTGGCTTCCCGCGGCCCTCCAGGGGGCGGGCAACGGAAAGATCCTCCCCGGCACACCCGGCTATTTCGAGGCCGCGGCGCAGGTCCCGCTGATCGAAGGCGCAGCGGCGGCCGACCGCTCGCAGGGCGACGTTCACCCGATGGGGAACCCTCACCTCACCATGGACCCCCCGCGGATGGCCGACATCGCCGGGGCGCTCGCCGGCCGTCTCTCCTCGCTCGACGCTTCGAACGCCGCGAGGTACCGGAGTGGCGCCGCCGCGTTCCGCAAGGCGGTCGAGGCGCGGCTCCCCGGCTGGAAGCAGAAGGCCGCCGGCGCCAAGGGGGTCCTCCTCTTCCACAAGGACGTCAACTACCTCACGACGCTCCTCGGCGTCCCGGTCCTCGGATACGTCGAGCCCCTTCCCGGGATCCCGCCGACGGCGGCCCACCTGAAGGAGCTGACCGACCGGTTCAAGGGGCAGAAGGGCGTCATCCTCTTCACCGAGTACCAGCCCGGGCAGGGACCCGACTTCCTCTCCCGCAACCTCGGCTGGCCAAAGGTGCGCCTCCCCCTCGATCCGGCCGTCGGGGCCTCCGCCGAGGAGTACCTCGAGCTCATCGACCGGTGGGTGGATGGAGTAGCCTCGGGGAGGTGA